Genomic window (Mycolicibacterium smegmatis):
TCGCGAAGTTGCTTGATCTCGTCGTCACTGCTCACAGGTGGTCCTTTCTCAAAGTGGCGCGGTGGGATCAGGTCGGTGCGACGGGACGCACGCTGGTGTGGATCAGCTCGATGAGTTGCCCTTCGGGATCGCGTACCAGGCAGGCGTATCCGCCGTCGGAGACGATCACCCCACCGGCGTCCCGGACGGCGTCCCGCACCGCGGAGACGTCGTCGACCGCGAGCGACAGGTGTGTCAGACCCGAATTGACCATGCTGCGTTCAGGTTCCTCCGGCGCCGGATATCCGCCGAACGTGAGCAGTTGCAACACGAAGCCGTCCTTCTCCAGATAGGCCGCCTCGAAACCGATCGGCGGATCGAGTCCCAGCAGACCTCCGGCGATCTTGTCCGGCAGGGTCAATCGCTTCGCCTCGGTGAATCCGATGGCCTCGTAGAACTTCTTGGACGTCTCGATGTCGCGGACCCGCAGCCCGACGTGGCTCACGCTCATCGCGCGTCACACTCCCGCCGGGCCGGGGCCGCCGTGCATGTAGAGCGTCTGACCCGAGCAGTAGCTCGACGCGTCCGAGGCGAAGAACAGTACGCCGTAGCCGATCTCGTCGGGTTCTGCGATGCGCCCGGAGCCGTTGGTCTGACCGATCATGTCGATGTCGAAGCCCTGCCGCGCGGCGTCGGCCTCAAGGCCCGGGGTGCGGATGGCCCCGCACGCGATGCAGTTGACCCGCACGCCTTTACGGGTCCAGGCCGCGGCCATCGATCCCGTGAGGTTGTTCAGGCCGGCCTTGGCCGCGCCGTAGATCGCGGCCTGCGGCATCGCCAGCAGGCTCGCTCCTGAGGAGATGTTGACGATCGACCCTTTGCCTTGGGAGAGCATGGGTTTGACTGCGGCACGCGACAGGTACCACGCGCTGGACAGGTTGAGGTCGAGCACCTGGCGCCACTCGTCGTCGGTCCATTTCATGAGCGACTTGGTCTCGCCGCCGCCGGCGTTGTTCAGCAGGATGTCGAGCCGGCCGAACTCGTCGACGGTGGCGTCGACAAGGGACCGGCACGCCTCGGGATCGGTGACATCGGTCGGGACCGCCAGTGCGCGCCGGCCCAGAGCCTCGATCTCGGTCGCGGTGTTCTTGAGCGGTTCGAGGCGGCGGCCGGCCAGGACGATGTCCGCGCCGTGTTCTGCCAGCACGAGCGCGGATGCGCGGCCGATACCTGTTCCGCCGCCGGTGATCACCGCGACGCGTCCCTCCAACGAAAATCTGCTGACCGCCACCGCATGTCCTTTCCGTGGCCGTTGTCGGTAACCCCCGAATGCAATACGACTGTACAGCACCCGGCCGCGCACACAAGTCCCAATTCCGTCGACAGAATCTGCTCGGACACTCGACATCTCGGTCCCCGTCGAGTACACCGATGGAATGCCACAGCCGACAAACGACGTCTGGGAAGTGCTGTCCACGGCCCGATCGATCCGCCGGTTCACCGACGAACCCGTCGACGACGCGACGCTGCACCGCTGCCTGCAGGCCGCGGCGTGGGCACCCAACGGCGCGAACGCGCAACTGTGGCGGTTCGTTGTGCTCGACGCGCC
Coding sequences:
- a CDS encoding VOC family protein: MSVSHVGLRVRDIETSKKFYEAIGFTEAKRLTLPDKIAGGLLGLDPPIGFEAAYLEKDGFVLQLLTFGGYPAPEEPERSMVNSGLTHLSLAVDDVSAVRDAVRDAGGVIVSDGGYACLVRDPEGQLIELIHTSVRPVAPT
- a CDS encoding SDR family NAD(P)-dependent oxidoreductase, which encodes MAVSRFSLEGRVAVITGGGTGIGRASALVLAEHGADIVLAGRRLEPLKNTATEIEALGRRALAVPTDVTDPEACRSLVDATVDEFGRLDILLNNAGGGETKSLMKWTDDEWRQVLDLNLSSAWYLSRAAVKPMLSQGKGSIVNISSGASLLAMPQAAIYGAAKAGLNNLTGSMAAAWTRKGVRVNCIACGAIRTPGLEADAARQGFDIDMIGQTNGSGRIAEPDEIGYGVLFFASDASSYCSGQTLYMHGGPGPAGV